The following proteins are co-located in the Mycolicibacterium goodii genome:
- a CDS encoding ABC transporter permease — protein MSVFVDIVPESETDSPRPVAPPDRRRALLTKALLPLLSVVVFFAVWQAVAVAGIWNQTFVPYPSAVWRAFIDVSTTHDGVRGYGGYLLIEHLYMTLRRVVAGVVIGVVAGVLLGLLMGSVGWVRSVLEPWLTFLRALPPLAYFFLLVIWLGIDEAPKVTLLALAALPPAAVATTAAVAAAPVGLQEAARALGATRGQVIRDVVVPSALPETFTGIRLAVGMAYSSVVAAELFNGIPGVGGLVKDASNYNNTPVVLVGIFAIGFSGLVIDGLLRAAQRRSVPWIGKV, from the coding sequence GTGTCTGTTTTCGTCGATATCGTGCCGGAGTCCGAGACGGACTCCCCGCGCCCCGTCGCGCCGCCCGATCGCAGGCGCGCCCTGCTCACCAAGGCCCTGCTGCCGCTGCTGTCGGTCGTGGTGTTCTTCGCGGTGTGGCAGGCCGTCGCGGTCGCCGGGATCTGGAACCAGACCTTCGTGCCGTACCCCAGCGCCGTCTGGCGCGCGTTCATCGACGTGTCCACCACCCATGACGGCGTCCGCGGCTACGGCGGCTACCTGCTGATCGAGCACCTCTACATGACGCTGCGCCGGGTCGTGGCCGGCGTCGTGATCGGTGTGGTCGCCGGTGTTCTGCTGGGCCTGCTGATGGGTTCGGTGGGCTGGGTGCGCAGCGTGCTGGAACCGTGGCTCACCTTCCTGCGGGCGCTTCCCCCGCTGGCCTATTTCTTCCTGTTGGTCATCTGGCTGGGCATCGACGAGGCCCCCAAGGTCACGCTGCTCGCGCTCGCGGCCCTGCCACCCGCAGCGGTGGCCACCACGGCCGCCGTCGCCGCCGCGCCGGTGGGGCTGCAGGAGGCCGCACGCGCCCTCGGCGCGACGCGTGGTCAGGTGATCCGCGATGTCGTGGTGCCGTCGGCGCTGCCGGAGACCTTCACCGGCATCCGGTTGGCGGTCGGCATGGCGTACTCGTCGGTCGTCGCCGCGGAGTTGTTCAACGGCATCCCCGGCGTCGGCGGACTGGTCAAGGACGCAAGCAATTACAACAACACTCCCGTCGTGCTGGTCGGCATCTTCGCCATCGGGTTCTCCGGTCTGGTGATCGACGGATTGCTGCGCGCCGCCCAGCGGCGCAGTGTCCCGTGGATTGGAAAGGTCTAG
- a CDS encoding LCP family protein, translated as MNAPAHALTKPRHRTPGRAVRLARRALVGLTAAAVLAGTGMGWVTYHGALDGFTTSDALAGESGSAGDTENILIMGLDSRLDQHGNPLPQDVYEALHAGDETVGGYNANVLIVVHLPGDGGPATAFSIPRDDYVDLAGCPSGICKGKVKQAYGFAYQAAMEESESEEIDPVTREQEAREAGRKAEIATVRNLLGIPIDHFVEVTLGAFFEIAKAVAPITVCLNEDTSDPYSGANFRKGVQQIDAAQAMAFVRQRRDIHDENFTDLDRTRRQQAFLAALVSALSHSGALSSPSKLRNLLDVTKQNVALDSGFDLASFAQRASALTDAPPTLYTLPIKEFGRNAYGEDINIVDVPTIRKIVGDLVGKDDPKSTAPQANKTDLNGRGATLDVINGSTYAGLAAKLQTTFAADNFTQGQIGDAEALEPTTTIGYGPGAEAAAQSLATELGVAAAPSEWLLADTVRLTIGTDFPGTDYLGADMYTSTNSGSTGSGTAESSESGGTETTESTPITTVAATATGTYTPAPTDLSQMTASGIPCVK; from the coding sequence ATGAATGCTCCTGCCCATGCGCTGACCAAGCCGAGACACCGCACACCCGGCCGTGCGGTGCGGCTCGCGCGACGAGCCCTGGTAGGGCTGACCGCCGCGGCGGTCCTGGCCGGCACCGGCATGGGCTGGGTCACCTATCACGGTGCGCTCGACGGGTTCACCACGTCGGACGCGCTCGCCGGCGAATCCGGATCTGCCGGGGACACCGAGAACATCCTGATCATGGGTCTCGACAGCCGCCTCGACCAGCACGGCAACCCGCTGCCCCAGGACGTCTACGAGGCACTGCACGCCGGGGATGAAACCGTCGGCGGTTACAACGCCAACGTGCTCATCGTCGTGCACCTGCCGGGCGACGGCGGTCCAGCGACGGCGTTCTCCATCCCCCGCGACGACTATGTCGATCTCGCGGGATGCCCATCGGGAATCTGCAAGGGCAAGGTCAAGCAGGCCTACGGATTCGCCTATCAGGCCGCGATGGAGGAGTCCGAGTCCGAGGAAATCGACCCGGTGACGCGCGAGCAGGAGGCCCGCGAGGCCGGGCGCAAGGCCGAGATCGCCACGGTGCGAAACCTGCTCGGCATCCCGATCGACCATTTCGTCGAGGTGACCCTCGGCGCCTTCTTCGAGATCGCCAAGGCCGTCGCGCCGATCACCGTGTGCCTCAACGAGGACACCTCGGACCCGTATTCGGGGGCGAACTTCCGCAAGGGTGTCCAGCAGATCGACGCCGCGCAGGCCATGGCGTTCGTGCGGCAGCGCCGCGACATCCACGACGAGAACTTCACCGACCTGGACCGCACCCGCCGACAGCAGGCGTTCCTCGCCGCGCTGGTGTCGGCGCTGAGCCACAGCGGCGCGTTGAGCAGCCCGTCGAAGCTGCGCAACCTGCTCGATGTCACCAAGCAGAACGTCGCCCTCGACTCGGGATTCGACCTGGCGAGCTTCGCCCAACGGGCATCGGCACTCACCGACGCGCCGCCGACCCTGTACACGCTGCCGATCAAGGAGTTTGGCCGCAACGCCTACGGTGAGGACATCAACATCGTCGACGTGCCGACGATCCGCAAGATCGTTGGCGACCTGGTGGGCAAGGACGACCCGAAATCGACCGCACCGCAGGCGAACAAAACCGATCTCAACGGACGCGGCGCCACGCTCGACGTCATCAACGGATCCACCTACGCCGGGCTGGCCGCCAAACTTCAGACCACGTTCGCCGCGGACAATTTCACGCAGGGACAGATCGGCGACGCCGAGGCGCTGGAACCCACCACCACGATCGGCTACGGCCCGGGCGCCGAGGCCGCCGCGCAGTCGTTGGCAACCGAATTGGGCGTGGCCGCAGCGCCTTCGGAGTGGTTGCTGGCCGACACCGTGCGACTGACGATCGGCACCGACTTCCCCGGTACGGACTACCTCGGTGCCGACATGTACACGAGCACCAACTCGGGGTCGACCGGGTCCGGCACCGCCGAATCGTCGGAATCCGGCGGGACCGAGACCACCGAGTCCACACCGATCACCACCGTGGCCGCGACCGCCACCGGCACCTACACGCCCGCGCCCACCGACCTGAGCCAGATGACCGCATCGGGTATCCCGTGCGTGAAATGA
- a CDS encoding acyl-CoA dehydrogenase family protein → MSVDRLLPSTEARDLIALTREVADKVLDPIVDEHERTETYPEGVFAQLGAAGLLSLPQPEQWGGGGQRYEVYLQVLEEIAARWAAVAVAVSVHSLSSHPLLTFGTEEQKQRWLPGMLSGEQIGAYSLSEPQAGSDAAALRCAARRDGDGFVLNGSKAWITHGGRADFYTLFARTDEGSKGISCFLVPGDLPGLSFGKPEEKMGLHAVPTTSAFYDNARIDADRLIGTEGQGLSIAFSALDSGRLGIAAVAVGIAQAALDEAVRYANERTTFGRRIIDHQGLGFLLADMAAAVVSARATYLDAARRRDAGLPYSSQASVAKLVATDAAMKVTTDAVQVLGGVGYTRDFRVERYMREAKITQIFEGTNQIQRLVISRGLGT, encoded by the coding sequence ATGTCGGTTGACCGCCTCCTGCCCTCGACAGAAGCCCGTGACCTGATCGCGCTGACCCGTGAGGTCGCCGACAAGGTGCTCGACCCGATCGTCGACGAGCACGAACGCACCGAGACCTACCCGGAAGGGGTGTTCGCCCAACTCGGTGCGGCCGGGCTGCTGAGCCTGCCGCAGCCCGAACAGTGGGGCGGCGGCGGTCAACGGTACGAGGTGTACCTGCAGGTGCTCGAGGAGATCGCCGCCCGCTGGGCCGCGGTGGCGGTCGCGGTCAGCGTGCACAGCCTCTCGTCGCATCCCCTGCTGACGTTCGGCACCGAGGAGCAGAAGCAACGGTGGCTGCCCGGCATGCTCTCGGGCGAGCAGATCGGCGCCTACAGCCTCTCCGAGCCCCAGGCCGGATCCGACGCCGCCGCGCTGCGCTGCGCGGCCCGACGCGACGGTGACGGCTTCGTGCTCAACGGCTCCAAGGCCTGGATCACCCACGGCGGCCGCGCCGACTTCTACACGCTGTTCGCGCGCACCGACGAGGGCTCCAAGGGCATCTCGTGTTTCCTGGTGCCCGGCGATCTGCCCGGGCTGAGCTTCGGCAAACCCGAGGAGAAGATGGGCCTGCACGCGGTGCCCACCACCTCGGCGTTCTACGACAACGCCCGCATCGACGCCGACCGGCTCATCGGCACCGAGGGCCAGGGCCTGTCGATCGCGTTCTCCGCGCTCGATTCCGGGCGCCTCGGCATCGCCGCGGTGGCCGTCGGGATCGCCCAGGCCGCGCTCGACGAGGCGGTGCGCTACGCCAACGAGCGCACCACGTTCGGCCGCAGGATCATCGACCACCAGGGCCTGGGCTTCCTGCTGGCCGACATGGCCGCCGCCGTCGTCAGCGCGCGGGCCACCTACCTCGACGCCGCCCGCCGCCGCGACGCGGGTCTGCCGTACTCCTCCCAGGCCAGCGTGGCCAAGCTCGTCGCCACCGATGCGGCGATGAAGGTCACCACCGACGCCGTGCAGGTTCTCGGCGGGGTCGGCTACACCCGCGACTTCCGCGTCGAGCGCTACATGCGCGAAGCAAAGATCACCCAGATCTTCGAAGGCACCAACCAGATCCAGCGACTTGTGATCTCCCGCGGTTTGGGTACCTGA
- the pntB gene encoding Re/Si-specific NAD(P)(+) transhydrogenase subunit beta, producing MLRLENVATAAYVVAALLFILALAGLSRHETSRAGNTFGIAGMAVALIATIVLAIGGRIEPLGLGLLAGAMIVGAAIGLWRAKVVEMTGMPELIALLHSFVGLAAVLVGWNGYLHVEADPGSDEALKLAAEGMGGIHSAEVFIGVFIGAVTFTGSIVANLKLSARIKSAPLMLPGKNVLNIGALVVFFALTVWFVIEPQLWLLIVVTVLALLLGWHLVASIGGGDMPVVVSMLNSYSGWAAAASGFLLGNDLLIITGALVGSSGAYLSYIMCKAMNRSFISVIAGGFGIEAGPADDKDYGEHREINAEGVADLLAHASSVVITPGYGMAVAQAQYGVADLTRKLRDRGVNVRFGIHPVAGRLPGHMNVLLAEAKVPYDIVLEMDEINDDFGDTDVVLVIGANDTVNPAAAEDPGSPIAGMPVLQVWNADNVIVFKRSMASGYAGVQNPLFFRENTQMLFGDARDRVNDILAALPAPERV from the coding sequence ATGCTCAGACTCGAAAACGTCGCCACCGCCGCCTATGTCGTCGCGGCGCTGTTGTTCATCCTCGCCCTGGCCGGCCTGTCCAGGCACGAGACGTCAAGGGCGGGAAACACTTTCGGGATCGCCGGGATGGCGGTCGCGCTGATCGCCACGATCGTGCTGGCCATCGGCGGCCGCATCGAACCGCTCGGCCTGGGGTTGTTGGCCGGGGCCATGATCGTCGGTGCGGCGATCGGGCTGTGGCGGGCGAAGGTCGTCGAGATGACCGGCATGCCCGAACTGATCGCCCTGCTGCACAGCTTCGTCGGCCTCGCGGCCGTCCTGGTGGGCTGGAACGGCTACCTGCACGTCGAGGCCGATCCCGGCAGCGACGAGGCGCTCAAGCTCGCCGCGGAAGGCATGGGCGGCATCCACTCCGCCGAGGTGTTCATCGGCGTGTTCATCGGCGCGGTGACCTTCACCGGGTCGATCGTGGCCAACCTCAAACTGTCGGCGCGGATCAAGTCCGCACCGCTGATGCTGCCCGGCAAGAACGTGCTCAACATCGGTGCGCTGGTGGTGTTCTTCGCGCTCACCGTGTGGTTCGTCATCGAACCGCAGCTGTGGCTGCTGATCGTGGTCACCGTGCTGGCGCTGCTTCTGGGCTGGCACCTGGTGGCCTCCATCGGCGGCGGCGACATGCCCGTGGTGGTGTCCATGCTCAACAGCTACTCCGGTTGGGCCGCAGCGGCTTCGGGCTTCCTGCTGGGCAACGACCTGCTGATCATCACCGGCGCGCTGGTCGGCTCGTCGGGTGCCTACCTGTCCTACATCATGTGCAAGGCGATGAACCGCTCGTTCATCTCGGTGATCGCGGGCGGTTTCGGGATCGAGGCGGGACCGGCCGATGACAAGGACTACGGCGAGCACCGCGAGATCAACGCCGAAGGGGTCGCCGATCTGCTGGCCCATGCCTCCTCGGTCGTCATCACCCCCGGCTACGGCATGGCCGTGGCGCAGGCCCAGTATGGCGTGGCCGATCTGACCCGCAAACTGCGTGACCGCGGGGTCAACGTGCGCTTCGGCATCCACCCCGTCGCCGGTCGCCTGCCCGGCCACATGAACGTGCTGCTGGCCGAGGCCAAGGTGCCCTACGACATCGTGCTGGAGATGGACGAGATCAACGACGACTTCGGCGACACCGACGTCGTCCTGGTCATCGGCGCCAACGACACCGTCAACCCGGCGGCCGCCGAGGACCCGGGCAGCCCGATCGCGGGTATGCCGGTGTTGCAGGTGTGGAACGCCGACAACGTCATCGTGTTCAAACGGTCCATGGCCTCGGGTTACGCCGGGGTGCAGAACCCGCTGTTCTTCCGCGAGAACACCCAGATGCTGTTCGGCGACGCCCGCGACCGCGTCAACGACATCCTCGCCGCACTCCCGGCGCCCGAGCGGGTCTAG
- a CDS encoding magnesium transporter CorA family protein, producing MAQVQGRVWRSGQPVEGFTFAAISDYLSDDDALVWADIYDPDHQTLLDLAAEIGLNTWAVEDAVAPKERTKASVYHTHTFFTVYAVDTVTPDGDTASLLVKHRISAFVLPRGLITVRLPGLNGEAHAFDIGEVSRRFDDLGGQQYGVGSLVHGLLDVVVDGHFEAVEALDDAIEGLEDELFDDGGPRRGLQRRTFRLRKDLVELRRVVLPTREVVSTIQHRRLDSRTAPELDPLYADLYDHVLRASEWTESLRDMVTTVFETHLSLQDARLNTVMKKLTGWAAIIAVPTAITGFYGQNVTYPGVDTVAGFVTSTAVIAILVVLLYVMFKRRDWL from the coding sequence ATGGCTCAGGTGCAGGGCCGGGTCTGGCGGTCCGGCCAGCCGGTCGAGGGGTTCACATTCGCGGCCATCTCGGACTATCTGTCCGATGACGACGCACTGGTGTGGGCCGACATCTACGACCCCGACCATCAGACCCTCCTCGACCTCGCCGCCGAGATCGGGCTCAACACGTGGGCCGTCGAAGATGCCGTCGCCCCCAAGGAACGCACCAAGGCGTCGGTGTACCACACCCACACCTTCTTCACCGTCTACGCCGTGGACACCGTGACACCCGACGGGGACACCGCGTCTCTTCTGGTGAAGCACCGCATCTCGGCGTTCGTTTTGCCGCGTGGGTTGATCACGGTGCGCCTGCCCGGCCTCAACGGGGAGGCGCACGCATTCGACATCGGCGAGGTGTCCCGTCGCTTCGACGACCTCGGCGGCCAGCAGTACGGCGTCGGCTCCCTGGTGCACGGTCTACTCGACGTCGTGGTGGACGGGCACTTCGAGGCCGTCGAGGCGCTCGACGACGCGATCGAAGGACTCGAGGACGAACTGTTCGACGACGGCGGGCCGCGCCGCGGCCTGCAGCGGCGGACGTTCCGGCTGCGCAAGGATCTCGTCGAACTGCGCCGCGTGGTGCTGCCGACGCGTGAGGTGGTCAGCACCATCCAGCACCGCCGGTTGGATTCGCGCACCGCGCCGGAGCTCGATCCGCTCTACGCCGACCTGTACGACCACGTGCTGCGCGCCTCGGAGTGGACCGAGTCGCTGCGTGACATGGTGACCACGGTGTTCGAGACCCATCTGTCGTTGCAGGACGCCCGGCTCAACACCGTGATGAAGAAGCTGACCGGCTGGGCCGCGATCATCGCGGTGCCGACCGCCATCACCGGGTTCTACGGACAGAACGTCACCTACCCCGGGGTGGACACCGTGGCCGGATTTGTCACCAGTACTGCGGTGATCGCGATTCTGGTGGTTCTGTTATATGTGATGTTCAAGCGGCGCGATTGGCTCTAG
- a CDS encoding Re/Si-specific NAD(P)(+) transhydrogenase subunit alpha, with amino-acid sequence MIIGIPCESQPGETRVAATPQTVGQILKLGFAVVVESGAGAAASFSDAAYADAGAQIGLADQVWSADVVMKVNAPSDAEIAALRDGATLIGLISPALRPDLVEKLGARNITVLAMDAVPRISRAQSLDVLSSMANIAGYRAVVEAAHTFGRFFTGQVTAAGKVPPAKVLVVGAGVAGLAAIGAAGSLGAIVRATDPRPEVADQVASLGGEYLAVDPEAAEVSATGYAKEMGEDYKAREAALYAEQCKDVDIIITTALIPGRPAPRIITAEMVASMKSGSVIVDMAAANGGNVEGTVKDRAVVTDNGVTIIGYTDLAGRLPAQSSQLYGTNLVNLLKLLSPDKDGKIVWDFDDVVQRSITVVRDGEITWPPPPVQVSAAPAAQAPAAAAPAVTQDKPPMSTGRRLGLAFTAAAVLFALIALSPAALQVHLVVFALAIVIGYYVIGNVHHALHTPLMSVTNAISGIIVVGALLQIGHHHTAITALAFVAILLASINVFGGFAVTRRMLAMFTRS; translated from the coding sequence ATGATCATTGGGATACCTTGTGAGTCCCAGCCCGGGGAGACGCGCGTGGCTGCGACACCGCAGACGGTGGGCCAGATCCTCAAGCTGGGTTTCGCGGTAGTCGTCGAGTCCGGTGCCGGTGCGGCCGCGAGTTTCTCGGACGCGGCCTACGCCGATGCCGGTGCGCAGATCGGTTTGGCCGATCAGGTGTGGTCGGCCGATGTGGTGATGAAGGTCAACGCGCCCTCGGACGCCGAGATCGCCGCGCTGCGCGACGGTGCGACGCTGATCGGGCTGATCTCCCCGGCGTTGCGGCCGGATCTGGTGGAGAAACTCGGCGCGCGCAACATCACGGTGTTGGCGATGGATGCGGTTCCGCGGATCTCGCGTGCGCAGTCGCTTGACGTGTTGTCGTCGATGGCCAACATCGCCGGCTACCGCGCGGTGGTCGAGGCCGCCCACACCTTCGGCCGGTTCTTCACCGGTCAGGTGACCGCGGCGGGCAAGGTGCCGCCGGCCAAGGTGCTGGTGGTCGGTGCCGGTGTGGCCGGGTTGGCGGCGATCGGCGCCGCGGGCTCCCTTGGGGCGATCGTGCGGGCCACCGACCCGCGCCCGGAGGTCGCCGATCAGGTGGCCTCCCTGGGTGGGGAGTACCTGGCGGTGGATCCGGAGGCCGCCGAGGTGTCGGCGACCGGTTACGCCAAGGAGATGGGCGAGGACTACAAGGCCCGCGAGGCCGCGCTGTACGCCGAGCAGTGCAAGGACGTCGACATCATCATCACCACGGCGCTGATCCCGGGTCGGCCCGCGCCGCGCATCATCACCGCCGAGATGGTGGCGTCGATGAAGTCGGGCAGCGTGATCGTGGACATGGCCGCGGCCAACGGCGGCAATGTCGAGGGCACCGTGAAGGACCGAGCCGTCGTCACCGACAACGGTGTGACGATCATCGGCTACACCGATCTGGCGGGGCGGCTGCCCGCGCAGTCCTCGCAGTTGTACGGCACGAACCTGGTGAACCTGCTCAAACTGCTCAGCCCGGACAAGGACGGCAAGATCGTCTGGGACTTCGACGACGTGGTGCAGCGGTCGATCACCGTGGTGCGCGACGGCGAGATCACCTGGCCGCCGCCACCGGTGCAGGTCTCGGCGGCGCCCGCGGCGCAAGCGCCCGCCGCCGCGGCACCGGCGGTCACGCAGGACAAGCCGCCGATGTCGACCGGGCGCCGGTTGGGCCTGGCGTTCACCGCCGCCGCGGTGCTGTTCGCGCTGATCGCGCTGTCCCCGGCGGCGCTGCAGGTGCACCTGGTGGTGTTCGCGTTGGCGATCGTGATCGGCTACTACGTGATCGGCAACGTCCACCACGCGCTGCACACCCCGCTGATGTCGGTGACGAATGCGATCTCGGGGATCATCGTGGTCGGTGCGCTGTTGCAGATCGGCCACCACCACACCGCCATCACCGCGCTGGCCTTCGTGGCCATCCTGTTGGCCAGTATCAACGTCTTCGGCGGCTTCGCGGTGACGCGTCGCATGCTCGCGATGTTCACCCGCAGCTAG
- a CDS encoding sensor histidine kinase — translation MVSGRIVEFFAAQPVRVSAVLRLPLIGLIFVLVMVWEVDHWLPLLYALILGLYAAAAVLWLVVVMRGPMPRWAEWASTAVDGLVLLALCAVSGGATAALLPVFFLLPISVAFQDRPLLTAILGTSTATGYLGAWIFYSKRDDNVGLPDVVYMQVGFLLWLAVATTALSLVLVRRSARVRSLLDVRRRLVQESTRADDLRDAELAEALHDGPLQTLLAARLELDELRERNPDPALDIVHAALQETASGLRSTVTALHPQVLAQLGLAPAIRELLKQYENRGDLVIRADLDEVGHPELRALLYRAARELLANVHKHADAKTVTVRLRGQGNRTMLTVADDGVGFDPSIVAHAVSEGHIGLASLQVRIEAMGGTMTISSEPGFGTQVTVIL, via the coding sequence ATGGTGTCTGGCCGTATCGTCGAATTCTTTGCCGCACAACCTGTTCGGGTCTCCGCGGTGCTTCGGCTGCCGCTCATCGGGCTGATCTTCGTACTGGTCATGGTGTGGGAGGTCGACCACTGGTTGCCGCTGTTGTACGCGTTGATCCTTGGCCTGTACGCCGCGGCGGCGGTGCTGTGGCTGGTGGTCGTGATGCGCGGCCCGATGCCGCGCTGGGCCGAGTGGGCCTCCACCGCGGTCGACGGCCTGGTGCTGCTCGCGCTGTGCGCGGTGTCCGGCGGGGCGACCGCGGCGCTGCTGCCGGTGTTCTTCCTGCTGCCGATATCCGTTGCGTTCCAGGACCGCCCACTGCTGACGGCGATCCTCGGCACGTCCACCGCGACGGGATACCTCGGCGCGTGGATCTTCTACTCGAAACGCGACGACAACGTGGGACTGCCCGACGTCGTCTACATGCAGGTGGGTTTCCTGCTGTGGCTGGCGGTGGCCACCACCGCGCTGTCGCTGGTGCTGGTGCGGCGTTCGGCCCGGGTGCGGTCGCTGCTCGACGTGCGCCGGCGCCTGGTGCAGGAGTCCACCCGCGCCGACGACCTGCGCGACGCCGAACTGGCCGAGGCGCTGCACGACGGTCCGCTGCAGACGCTGCTGGCCGCGCGCCTGGAACTCGATGAACTGCGCGAGCGCAACCCGGACCCGGCGCTTGACATCGTGCACGCCGCGCTGCAGGAGACCGCGAGCGGGCTGCGCTCGACGGTCACGGCGCTGCATCCGCAGGTGCTCGCCCAACTCGGGCTCGCGCCCGCGATCCGAGAACTGTTGAAGCAGTATGAGAATCGCGGCGATCTGGTCATCCGGGCCGACCTCGACGAGGTGGGGCATCCCGAGCTGCGGGCGCTGCTGTACCGCGCGGCCCGCGAGCTGCTCGCCAACGTGCACAAACACGCCGACGCCAAGACCGTGACGGTGCGCCTGCGCGGACAGGGCAACCGCACCATGCTGACCGTCGCCGACGACGGCGTCGGCTTCGACCCCAGCATCGTCGCGCACGCCGTCTCCGAGGGGCATATCGGTCTGGCGTCGCTGCAGGTGCGCATCGAGGCCATGGGCGGCACCATGACCATCAGTTCCGAGCCGGGTTTCGGCACTCAGGTGACGGTGATCCTGTGA